A part of Capsicum annuum cultivar UCD-10X-F1 chromosome 6, UCD10Xv1.1, whole genome shotgun sequence genomic DNA contains:
- the LOC107874123 gene encoding ISWI chromatin-remodeling complex ATPase CHR11: MGKQSRNRSSSSSESPSDSSEEEQVQDQVNDEEDEEELEAVARTAEDSDDDDDVAADALEQDDDEDNEEEAAVNEISKREKARLKEMQRIKKQKIQEMLDSQNAAIEADMNNKGQGRLKYLLQQTELFSHFAKGEQSTAQKKTKGRGRHASKVTEEEEDEEYLKDEDELSGNTRLVAQPSCIQGKMRDYQLAGLNWLIRLYENGINGILADEMGLGKTLQTISLLGYLHEFRGITGPHMVVAPKSTLGNWMNEVKRFCPILRAVKFLGNPDERKYIREELLVAGKFDVCVTSFEMVIKEKSALRRFSWRYIIIDEAHRIKNENSLLSKTMRLYNTNYRLLITGTPLQNNLHELWALLNFLLPEIFSSAETFDEWFQISGESDQQEVVQQLHKVLRPFLLRRLKSDVEKGLPPKKETILKVGMSQMQKQYYKALLQKDLEVVNSGGERKRLLNIAMQLRKCCNHPYLFQGAEPGPPYTTGEHLVENAGKMVLLDKLLPKLKERGSRVLIFSQMTRLLDILEDYLLFRGHQYCRIDGNTGGEDRDASIEVFNKPGSEKFAFLLSTRAGGLGINLATADIVILYDSDWNPQVDLQAQDRAHRIGQKKEVQVFRFCTEYTIEEKVIERAYKKLALDALVIQQGRLAEQKAVNKDELLQMVRFGAEMVFSAKDSTITDEDIDRIIAKGEEATAELDAKMKKFTEDAIKFKMDDTAELYDFDDEKKENKVDFKKIVSDNWVEPPKRERKRNYSESEYFKQTMRQSGPARPKEPRIPRMPQLHDFQFFNTQRLSELYEKEVRFLMQTHQKNQVKDSIEVDEPEDAGEPLTAEEQEEKELLLEEGFSMWSRRDFNTFIRACEKYGRNDLKSIAAEMEGKTEEEVERYARVFKERYKELNDYDRIIKNIERGEARISRRDEIMKAIGKKLDRYKNPWLELKIQYGQNKGKLYNEECDRFMICMVHKLGYGNWDELKAAFRTSPLFRFDWFVKSRTTQELARRCDALIRLIERENQEFDERERQARKEKKLAKNMTPSNRTLARQAAESPSALKKRKQLSMDDYVSSGKRRK, encoded by the exons ATGGGTAAACAGTCGAGAAACAGATCGTCGTCGTCGTCAGAGTCTCCATCGGATAGTTCTGAGGAGGAGCAAGTACAGGATCAGGTTAATGACGAGGAAGACGAAGAGGAGCTTGAGGCCGTCGCTAGGACCGCTGAGGATTCCGACGATGACGACGACGTTGCTGCCGATGCACTGGAACAAGACGATGACGAGGATAACGAG GAAGAGGCTGCAGTCAATGAAATCTCAAAGCGCGAAAAAGCCAGGTTGAAGGAGATGCAGAGGATTAAGAAGCAGAAAATACAAGAAATGTTGGATTCACAGAATGCTGCCATTGAGGCTGACATG AATAACAAGGGACAAGGGCGATTGAAGTATCTCTTGCAGCAAACTGAGTTATTCTCACATTTTGCCAAAGGTGAGCAGTCCACCGCTCAAAAGAAGACAAAAGGAAG GGGTCGTCATGCATCAAAGGtaactgaagaagaagaagatgaagagtaTCTCAAAGATGAAGATGAGCTTTCTGGGAATACGCGGCTAGTGGCACAACCCTCCT GCATTCAGGGGAAGATGAGGGATTATCAACTTGCTGGTTTGAACTGGCTGATTCGACTGTATGAGAATGGAATAAATGGAATACTTGCTGATGAAATG GGTCTTGGTAAGACGTTGCAAACCATCTCCTTGCTTGGCTACCTACATGAATTTAGAGGAATAACTGGTCCTCacatggttgttgctccaaagtCCACGCTTGGCAATTGGATGAACGAAGTCAAACGTTTCTGTCCTATTTTACGTGCTGTTAAGTTCCTTGGAAATCCTGATGAAAGG AAATACATACGTGAGGAGTTGCTTGTTGCAGGGAAGTTTGATGTTTGTGTCACAAGCTTTGAGATGGTTATCAAAGAGAAGTCTGCTTTACGACGCTTTAGTTGGCGTTACATCATAATTGATGAGGCACATAGGATTAAGAATGAAAATTCTcttctttcaaaaacaatgaggCTCTACAATACTAATTATAGATTACTTATCACGGGGACACCGCTTCAG AATAATCTTCATGAACTCTGGGCACTACTGAACTTTCTGCTGCCTGAGATCTTTAGCTCAGCTGAAACTTTTGATGAGTGGTTCCAGATTTCTGGTGAGAGTGACCAGCAGGAGGTGGTCCAGCAGCTTCATAAG GTTCTACGTCCATTCCTTCTTAGGAGGCTGAAGTCTGATGTGGAGAAAGGTCTGCctcccaaaaaagaaacaattcTTAAGGTTGGTATGTCCCAGATGCAGAAGCAGTACTATAAGGCTCTGCTGCAGAAAGATCTTGAGGTTGTCAATTCTGGCGGGGAGCGCAAGCGTCTTCTCAATATAGCAATGCAGCTACGAAAATGCTGCAATCATCCATATCTTTTCCAGGGTGCTGAGCCAGGACCTCCATATACAACAGGAGAGCATCTCGTAGAAAATGCCG GAAAAATGGTTCTTCTAGACAAGTTGCTTCCTAAATTGAAGGAACGTGGCTCAAGGGTTTTAATATTTTCACAG ATGACAAGGCTATTGGACATCCTTGAAGACTACTTGTTGTTCCGAGGTCACCAATATTGTCGGATTGATGGAAATACTGGTGGTGAGGATCGTGATGCTTCTATTGAGGTATTTAACAAACCAGGGAGCGAGAAATTTGCCTTCTTATTGTCAACGAGAGCTGGTGGTCTTGGTATCAATCTTGCTACAGCAGATATTGTTATTCTTTATGACAGTGACTG GAATCCACAGGTTGATTTGCAGGCTCAGGACCGGGCGCACCGGATTGGTCAGAAGAAGGAAGTCCAAGTATTCCGCTTCTGCACTGAG TATACCATTGAGGAAAAGGTGATAGAAAGGGCTTACAAAAAGCTTGCACTTGATGCATTGGTTATCCAGCAGGGGCGGCTAGCTGAGCAAAAAG CTGTTAACAAGGATGAACTGCTGCAAATGGTACGGTTTGGTGCTGAAATGGTTTTCAGTGCTAAAGATAGTACCATTACTGATGAGGATATAGATAGAATAATTGCTAAAGGAGAAGAGGCAACAGCTGAACTTGATGCCAAGATGAAGAAATTTACAGAAGATGCTATCAAGTTTAAGATGGACGACA CTGCTGAATTGTATGACTTTGATGATGAGAAG aaagaaaacaagGTGGATTTCAAGAAAATTGTCAGCGACAATTGGGTAGAACCTCCAAAAAGAGAAAGGAAACGCAA TTATTCCGAGTCTGAATACTTCAAGCAAACCATGCGTCAAAGTGGCCCTGCAAGACCTAAAGAGCCTCGGATTCCTCGGATGCCGCAGCT GCACGACTTTCAGTTCTTCAACACTCAGAGACTGAGTGAGTTGTATGAGAAGGAAGTGCGCTTTCTTATG CAAACACATCAGAAGAATCAGGTTAAAGACTCTATAGAGGTGGACGAACCTGAAG ATGCAGGAGAGCCTTTAACGGCTGAAGAGCAGGAAGAAAAGGAGCTACTGTTGGAAGAG GGATTTTCGATGTGGAGTAGAAGAGACTTCAATACCTTTATCAGGGCTTGTGAGAAGTATGGTCGCAATGACTTAAAAAGTATTGCTGCTGAAATGGAAGGGAAAACAGAGGAGGAGGTTGAAAGATATGCGCGAGTTTTCAAAGAAAGATATAAAGAACTAAATG ATTATGATAGGATTATTAAGAACATTGAAAGAGGAGAGGCTAGAATTTCGCGAAGAGATGAGATTATGAAAGCAATTGGTAAGAAGCTGGATCGATACAAAAATCCATGGTTGGAATTGAAAATCCAGTATGGTCAGAACAAAGGAAAGCTGTATAACGAGGAGTGTGATCGTTTCATG ATATGTATGGTTCACAAGCTTGGCTATGGAAACTGGGATGAGCTGAAGGCTGCATTTCGCACATCACCCTTGTTCCGTTTTGATTGGTTTGTGAAGTCTCGTACCACTCAAGAACTTGCCAGAAGATGCGATGCACTTATTCGGTTGATTGAAAgggaaaatcaagaatttgacgAGAGGGAGAGGCAGGCACGCAAAGAAAAGAAGCTTGCGAAG AACATGACCCCATCAAACCGCACTTTGGCAAGACAGGCTGCTGAAAGCCCTTCTGCTCTGAAGAAGCGGAAGCAATTGTCAATGGATGACTATGTCAGCTCA GGAAAGAGGAGAAAATGA